One part of the Gossypium raimondii isolate GPD5lz chromosome 1, ASM2569854v1, whole genome shotgun sequence genome encodes these proteins:
- the LOC105786430 gene encoding DNA-binding protein S1FA, whose amino-acid sequence MSNEYEFADKGDKIIYETEAKGFNPGLIVLLVIGGLLITFLVGNYILYSYAQKTLPPRKKKPVSKKKMKRERLKQGVSAPGE is encoded by the exons ATGTCGAACGAGTACGAGTTCGCCGATAAG GGAGACAAGATTATCTATGAAACCGAAGCCAAAGGGTTCAACCCGGGATTGATTGTATTGCTGGTTATTGGTGGACTACTGATAACATTCCTTGTGGGAAACTACATACTTTACTCGTACGCGCAGAAGACTCTTCCTCCTAGGAAAAAGAAGCCCGTATCCAAGAAGAAGATGAAACGAGAGAGGCTGAAGCAGGGAGTCTCAGCACCAGGGGAGTAG
- the LOC105786429 gene encoding L-type lectin-domain containing receptor kinase VIII.1, translated as MLPVSYNLASIIFSVRFLCFVLSFNSIFSTTEFDFGTLSLTSLKLLGDAHLSNGSVRLTRDVEVPDSGAGRVLYSKPVRFRQPGTHKLCSFSTFFSFSISNLNPSSIGGGLAFVISPDSDFVGAGGGSLGLLDDKGQALGFVAVEFDTLMDVEYKDINGNHVGLDLNSVVSSQAADLGGLDIDLKSGNVINSWIEYDSSFGVLNISISYSNLKPKNPILSVSLSLDQYVNDFMYVGFSGSTQGSTEVHSIEWWSFSSRSGSGSGPTSPPPSTATTLTNPTADSVKSPPPLPPSSSSPSPPSSSCHNQLCREGPGAVAGVVTAGAFFLALFAGALIWVYSKKFKHENKLGQSFASEIIKSPKEFTYKELKAATRCFDANRIIGHGAFGTVYKGILPENGDIVAVKRCSHNSQGKNEFLAELLIIGTLRHRNLVRLQGWCHEKGEILLVYDLMPKGSLDKALFEAKTPLPWPERQKILLGVASALAYLHQECDRQVIHRDVKTSNIMLDEAYNAKLGDFGLARQVEHDKSPDATVAAGTMGYLAPEYLLTGRATDKTDVFSYGAVVLEVASGRRPIETGKAPARVSGNLVEWVWGLHKEGKLLTAADAKLEGRFEESAMRRVLLVGLACSHPDPLARPTMRSVVQMLVGEAEVPMVPRTKPSTSFSTSHLLLTLQDSVSDYNGIVTISSSSSENSYIGLDLV; from the coding sequence ATGTTGCCAGTTTCTTACAACCTTGCTTCAATAATTTTCTCTGTTCGGTTCCTCTGTTTTGTCTTAAGCTTCAACAGTATCTTTTCAACCACAGAGTTTGATTTTGGAACCTTGTCTCTCACCAGTTTGAAACTGTTAGGGGACGCTCACTTAAGCAACGGGAGCGTCAGGCTCACTCGCGACGTTGAAGTACCGGACTCCGGTGCCGGTAGAGTTTTATATTCAAAACCGGTGAGATTCAGACAACCAGGAACTCATAAACTTTGTAGTTTCTCCACTTTCTTCTCATTTTCCATCAGTAACCTTAACCCATCTTCCATCGGCGGTGGTTTAGCCTTTGTCATTTCACCGGACAGTGATTTCGTCGGCGCCGGTGGGGGTTCATTGGGACTTCTTGATGATAAAGGTCAAGCATTGGGTTTCGTGGCGGTGGAATTCGATACTCTCATGGACGTTGAATACAAAGACATTAATGGTAACCATGTTGGGTTGGATCTGAACAGTGTAGTTTCATCACAAGCTGCCGATTTGGGTGGTTTAGATATCGATCTAAAGAGTGGAAATGTTATTAATTCATGGATCGAATACGATTCTTCATTTGGGGTTTTGAATATTTCGATTTCGTACTCAAATTTGAAGCCTAAAAACCCCATTTTATCAGTGAGTTTAAGCCTTGATCAGTATGTTAATGATTTCATGTACGTAGGATTTTCAGGCTCAACACAAGGAAGCACTGAGGTTCATAGCATCGAATGGTGGAGTTTCAGTTCAAGGTCAGGGTCAGGATCAGGGCCAACATCTCCGCCGCCGTCAACTGCGACTACTTTAACAAACCCAACCGCGGATTCCGTTAAATCACCGCCGCCTCTTCCGCCGTcgtcttcttctccttctcctcCTTCTTCTTCATGCCATAACCAGCTTTGCAGAGAAGGTCCAGGAGCTGTAGCAGGGGTGGTAACCGCCGGAGCTTTCTTTTTAGCTCTATTTGCCGGTGCTTTAATCTGGGTTTACTCTAAAAAGTTCAAACATGAGAACAAATTAGGCCAATCTTTTGCATCGGAGATAATCAAATCGCCAAAGGAATTCACTTACAAAGAGCTTAAAGCCGCCACGAGATGCTTCGATGCCAATAGAATCATCGGCCATGGTGCTTTTGGGACTGTTTATAAAGGTATTTTGCCGGAAAATGGTGACATTGTAGCCGTCAAAAGATGTAGTCATAACAGTCAAGGGAAGAACGAGTTTTTAGCTGAGTTATTAATAATCGGAACTCTAAGGCATCGAAATCTTGTAAGATTACAAGGATGGTGCCATGAAAAAGGAGAGATTTTATTAGTTTATGATTTAATGCCTAAAGGGAGTCTTGATAAAGCTTTATTTGAAGCCAAAACGCCATTGCCATGGCCTGAAAGGCAAAAAATTTTGTTAGGGGTGGCCTCAGCATTAGCCTATTTACATCAAGAATGTGATCGGCAAGTTATTCATAGAGATGTTAAAACCAGCAACATAATGTTGGATGAAGCTTACAATGCCAAGCTCGGAGATTTCGGTTTAGCTCGGCAAGTTGAACACGATAAGTCCCCGGATGCAACGGTAGCCGCCGGCACGATGGGGTATTTAGCTCCCGAATACCTTCTAACAGGACGAGCGACGGATAAAACCGACGTGTTCAGCTACGGAGCAGTTGTCTTAGAGGTTGCTAGCGGCAGAAGACCGATCGAGACAGGGAAAGCTCCGGCTCGTGTGAGTGGCAATTTGGTGGAATGGGTTTGGGGTTTACATAAAGAAGGTAAATTGTTAACCGCTGCCGATGCTAAACTCGAAGGTCGTTTCGAGGAATCCGCGATGAGACGAGTACTTTTGGTCGGGTTAGCTTGTTCACACCCTGATCCATTGGCTAGACCCACTATGAGAAGTGTGGTCCAAATGTTGGTGGGTGAAGCTGAGGTCCCAATGGTTCCAAGAACCAAACCATCAACAAGTTTTAGCACTTCCCATCTATTGTTAACATTACAAGACAGTGTATCTGATTACAATGGCATTGTcaccatctctagttcttcatCAGAGAATAGCTACATTGGTCTTGATCTTGTGtaa
- the LOC105786432 gene encoding cell number regulator 8, protein MANSNDNNNDEHHESSPLLSKQVADQDLKEKPSGKKAKEAAAEVPAHPVVATGDGFGWTADGLPLVHRSVVGEPLGRSQWNSSLLACLGRNDEFCSSDIEVCLLGSLVPCVLYGTNVERLGSDPGTFANHCLPYSVLYLIGNSFFGWNCLAPWFSYATRTAIRRKFNLEGSCEALHRSCGCCGSCVEDELQREQCELTCDLATHVLCHPCAVCQEGREIRRRLHHPGFNAQPVFTMVPPGEQTMARGA, encoded by the exons ATGGCGAATTCTAATGACAACAACAACGACGAGCACCATGAATCGAGTCCTCTTTTGAGCAAACAAGTGGCAGACCAAGATTTGAAGGAAAAACCTAGTGGTAAAAAGGCAAAAGAAGCTGCCGCCGAGGTGCCAGCTCATCCGGTAGTTGCTACCGGAGATGGGTTTGGGTGGACAGCTGATGGGTTGCCGTTGGTCCACCGGAGTGTCGTCGGAGAACCCTTGGGTCGATCTCAATGGAACTCATCTCTCCTTGCTTGCCTTGGCCGTAACGATGAATTTTGCAGCAGCGACATTGAAGTCT GTCTCCTTGGAAGCTTGGTCCCTTGTGTGCTATATGGAACCAATGTCGAAAGACTTGGATCTGATCCCGGGACATTTGCAAATCACTGCTTGCCATACTCAGTTCTTTACCTAATCGGTAATTCATTTTTTGGCTGGAATTGCCTTGCACCATGGTTTTCGTACGCTACTCGTACTGCCATTCGGCGAAAGTTTAATCTCGAG GGAAGCTGCGAGGCACTCCATAGGTCATGTGGATGTTGTGGAAGCTGCGTAGAAGATGAGTTGCAACGTGAACAATGTGAATTAACCTGTGACTTAGCAACCCATGTCTTGTGCCATCCTTGTGCCGTTTGTCAGGAAGGTCGCGAGATTCGTCGAAGGTTGCACCATCCAGGGTTCAATGCTCAACCTGTCTTCACCATGGTCCCTCCTGGCGAGCAAACCATGGCCCGTGGAGCCTAA